AAACTGGCCATTAGTGGGTCTACCTTGAGCTGCTCAATAAGGTATTGCCGGTCGTTGCGTTCCACGTCCAGCTGCCGCAGGTCCTGCATCGAGTTGACAATGTACAAGGTGTCTTTACCAACTGTGGGGCGCGTGCTTTTGGATAGAACGATCATTGATGTACGAATAATGGCTTGATAGGTTTTTTTACGAAGTGGGTAAAGATATTCATCCGAGCGTGGAAAGAATGGCCGAACCGTTACAAGGCGTTCGTGTGGTTATTCTCGATAAGAACGAGCAACGGTTATGGTTCCTGAGCAAGAACACCGAACTTTGTACGTTCCGCAAAGTATGAATCCACTTAAGGCTCTTTTTGCATTTTGTTTGTTCGCCCTGCTGTCCACTTCGGCATTGGCGACCCATAATCGTGCGGGAGAGATCATCGTTTGTTCCATAGGTGGGTTCACTTACCAGGCCACGATCATTACCTATACGAAGCTTAGTTCCATTGCTGCGGATAGGGATCATTTGGAGTTGAACTGGGGAGACGGTACGCTGGATACACTTTGGCGCAATGGTAATATCGTGGACGACGATGATCGTGATCTCCGGATCAATCGGTATATCGGAAATCACCAGTACACTGGACCAGGGAATTTTACGCTGACCATGATCGACCCGAACCGGAATGCGAATGTCATTAATCTCCCAGGATCCGTTACCCTTGAATTCGCGCTCAGGACAACGCTTACCATTTCTCCTAATACAGGGCAGAATTGCTCCGTTCGGTTTTTGAACGAACCCATACAGGATGCCTGTATTTTTCAACCCTGGATCCATAACCCTGCGGCATTCGATCCGGATGGCGATAGCTTATCCTACGAACCTGTTGTCTGTCTGGGTTTTGATGCCTTGCCCATACCGGGATATGTGTTTCCAAGTCCGGGGTTCACCTCGCCACCAGATATTTACAGCATAGACCCAACGAACGGGACCATTGTTTGGAACGCGCCGAATGCTATAGGTGAATACAACATAGCTTTTGTTGTACATGAATGGAAGTTGGTAGGTGGGCAATGGTATGAAGTGGGTAGTGTTCTCCGTGATATGCAGATCACGGTGATCCCGTGTACGAATGTTCCTCCTGTGGTTTCGTTGGTTGCTGATACGTGCATGGAGGTAGGAGCTGTCCTCTCATTCAATGTCCAAGCGAGCGACCCGAATACGGATCAACTTGTTACGCTCGAAGCATTAGGCCAGCCATTCGAGGTGCCAATATCTCCGGCAACGTTCATTAGTCCTTCTCCTACGAACCCGATCAACGGTACATTCAATTGGAACATCGATTGTAGTCATGTGCGGACCTTGCCCTATCAGATCGTATTCAGCGCTACGGATAATGCCGAACAACCCAGTAATGCGCAACTGAGCAATTATAGCGTGATGAACGTCAAGGTTGTTGCTCCTGCACCGTTGAATCCGGCGGCAACCCCTAGCGGTGATGAGATCGAACTTACATGGGATGCTAGCGTGTGTGCGAATGCAACAGGTTATGATATCTACCGGCGCAACGGCTCCTACGGATTTATTCATGGGTATTGCGAGACCGGGGTGCCAGCTTACACGGGTTACACACAGATCGGATCCACTTCCGGATTGAATGCCACGAGCTTTACGGACAATGGGGCGCTTGCGATCGGCAGTGAATACTGCTACATGATCGTTGCACGCTTTGCGAATGGTGGTAATGCAGAAAGCTATGCAAGCGTGGAATTCTGTACGATCCTTGATCGCCAGGTACCGGTGATCACCAAGGTGAGCGTTGGGGTTACCGACGCCACTGTAGGGGTCGATACCGTGCATTGGAGCAATGCCTACGATCTGGATACCATTGCACGTCCGGGCCCTTATCAGTTCAAACTGTATCGTGGTGATGGGTTTACCTCTGCGAACCAATTGATCTACACAAGTGGCCTCAATAATTTCATTGCCCACCCGGACACCATGTTCATTGATAACGGGATCGACACCGAGACCATGGCACACGTTTACCGTGTGGAACTGTTGGGTGCCGGAGGGAATGATACGATCGGGTCCAGCAGTCCTGCTTCTTCCGTATTCATAGATGCAGATCCCAATGATGAACAGGTTACCATCTCGTGGACCTACCAAACTCCTTGGCTGAACAATTCCTTCGATGTGTACCGGTTCAATGGTGCTACATGGGACTTTGTTGGCACGAGCACCGAAGAGAACTACGTTGATACTGGATTGGTGAACGGCGCAGAGTATTGCTACTATGTGGTAAGCACTGGGGCCTATGGCGATACGACCATTGTTTCACCCTTGTACAATTGGAGTCAGGAGGTGTGTGCTATACCCGTGGATCTTACTCCGCCGTGTGCGCCTATTGTTTCGTTGGACAATGATTGCGAGGAGCCGTTGAATACCCTTCAATGGAACAACCCGAATTCCAGTTGTGCGGATGACACCTACGGCTACTTCGTGTATTTCGCGGATTCATTGGGCGGTACGTTCAACCTGATCGCAACCATTACGAATGCCGTTGATACGGTATTTACACATGTTGATGGCACTTCCGTTGCGGGTTGCTACGTTGTTACTGCTGTTGATACCGTTGGAAATGAAAGTGCATTCGGTACGCCGGTGTGTGGTGATAATTGCCCAGAATACACGCTCCCCAATATCTTCAGCCCAAACGGGGATCGATCCAATGACCAGTTCGGTCCATTCCCTTATCGCGGCGTAAAGGAGATCGATCTTGAGGTCTATAACCGCTGGGGGCAGGTCGTATTCACAGCTACAGACCCGGATATCAATTGGAAAGGCACATACATGGATACCGACCAGCCACTACCTGATGGTGTGTATTACTACGTTTGCCAAGTGGTCTACAAGCGTCTTGCAGGTGATGAAGCTATGGTGTTGAAAGGATATGTGCACATCACTGGAAGCGGTGTTCCGGCCAACCAGAATTGATCCATGTTCACAGGTATCGTTGAAGCACTTGGCGAGGTTGTTGGCGTAACTACGACTGGCTCGAACAGGGATCTTTTAATTCGTGCGAGTATCGCTACGGAGCTGAAGGTGGATCAGAGCGTATCCCACAATGGTGTTTGTCTTACCGTAGTAGAAATTAACGGTGACACCTATTCGGTCACAGCAGTTCTGGAAACGCTGGAACGATCGAATCTTGGTGCGCTAAAGGTCGGCGATGCTGTAGGTCTTGAGCGGTGCTTGAGAATTGGTGATCGTTTGGATGGGCACATGGTCCAAGGACATGTGGATACCACTGTGAAGTGCGTTGGCGTAGAAGACCTGAATGGCAGTTGGACGTTCACGTTCACCCTGCCGGAGCAATCCCATTTGTTGGTGGAGAAGGGTAGTGTTTGCCTCAATGGTGTAAGCCTTACGATCGCGGAACTGACCAATAGTTCGTTCAGTGTGGCCATCATTCCATACACATTTGAACACACTACGTTCAAGGCACTAAGGACAGGCGCACGAGTGAATGTTGAGTTCGATGTACTCGGTAAATACGTGCAGCGAATGCTTCGTTCCCAAGGGTCTATTGCTTAACGAACTGAACAACTGCGCTTCTATCCTCGCTCGTTATTCCGAGGTGGTATACCCCGGATGCTAGGTGCTGCACGTTGAGATCAAGCTGCCCTTGTC
The nucleotide sequence above comes from Flavobacteriales bacterium. Encoded proteins:
- a CDS encoding gliding motility-associated C-terminal domain-containing protein; protein product: MNPLKALFAFCLFALLSTSALATHNRAGEIIVCSIGGFTYQATIITYTKLSSIAADRDHLELNWGDGTLDTLWRNGNIVDDDDRDLRINRYIGNHQYTGPGNFTLTMIDPNRNANVINLPGSVTLEFALRTTLTISPNTGQNCSVRFLNEPIQDACIFQPWIHNPAAFDPDGDSLSYEPVVCLGFDALPIPGYVFPSPGFTSPPDIYSIDPTNGTIVWNAPNAIGEYNIAFVVHEWKLVGGQWYEVGSVLRDMQITVIPCTNVPPVVSLVADTCMEVGAVLSFNVQASDPNTDQLVTLEALGQPFEVPISPATFISPSPTNPINGTFNWNIDCSHVRTLPYQIVFSATDNAEQPSNAQLSNYSVMNVKVVAPAPLNPAATPSGDEIELTWDASVCANATGYDIYRRNGSYGFIHGYCETGVPAYTGYTQIGSTSGLNATSFTDNGALAIGSEYCYMIVARFANGGNAESYASVEFCTILDRQVPVITKVSVGVTDATVGVDTVHWSNAYDLDTIARPGPYQFKLYRGDGFTSANQLIYTSGLNNFIAHPDTMFIDNGIDTETMAHVYRVELLGAGGNDTIGSSSPASSVFIDADPNDEQVTISWTYQTPWLNNSFDVYRFNGATWDFVGTSTEENYVDTGLVNGAEYCYYVVSTGAYGDTTIVSPLYNWSQEVCAIPVDLTPPCAPIVSLDNDCEEPLNTLQWNNPNSSCADDTYGYFVYFADSLGGTFNLIATITNAVDTVFTHVDGTSVAGCYVVTAVDTVGNESAFGTPVCGDNCPEYTLPNIFSPNGDRSNDQFGPFPYRGVKEIDLEVYNRWGQVVFTATDPDINWKGTYMDTDQPLPDGVYYYVCQVVYKRLAGDEAMVLKGYVHITGSGVPANQN
- a CDS encoding riboflavin synthase, with protein sequence MFTGIVEALGEVVGVTTTGSNRDLLIRASIATELKVDQSVSHNGVCLTVVEINGDTYSVTAVLETLERSNLGALKVGDAVGLERCLRIGDRLDGHMVQGHVDTTVKCVGVEDLNGSWTFTFTLPEQSHLLVEKGSVCLNGVSLTIAELTNSSFSVAIIPYTFEHTTFKALRTGARVNVEFDVLGKYVQRMLRSQGSIA